Proteins from a genomic interval of Asterias rubens chromosome 16, eAstRub1.3, whole genome shotgun sequence:
- the LOC117300771 gene encoding X-ray repair cross-complementing protein 5-like has product MAGKDKEAIVMLLDVGPSMNQAPQGHTTSLETAIEIMTLILQRKLFAESKDEVGLVLFGTEGTANHLSDDGYEKITEARPVAPVNLDLIKHIKTDIKPGPQSADYVDALIVAMDLLKMLTPNKKFTSLRLLLFSDLEGQFSDDKLQTVIAGLKNMKVQVNFIGPKFEDEDEEEGGDDNGPSTSDGRSTSSNRRTADKAKTPQQRAGEALIKHILDQVDGEHYSFNETLPLLSVFEKRAVKQTAWKCMLEIGTDFKVPVCGYVKVKKSTQKSWKTMYMKGKGKEYTPKTIRSQHLNNDEETEVETQEIVEGHRYGNDIIPISEEDKVNMGYKPPGKLMQVLGFTKQENIKWHQQLGNSVYCFIADPGDQHSSVAMSAIINALYETNSVAIVRRTYSVRSNPRLACLIPHIKAKYESLLYVELPFMEDIRQYTFSSLNANKKTKLTDEQVSAVDDLITSMDLMKADVDEEGGCQEAVKPKLNFNPYYQRLCQCLMHRALNPDDPLPPLPSDVTAYLQPPTAVAAQCQSEVNKINNLFKLERIKKQDTATADSIWKDSNIDTEGPSSKRPRLDDGGDFSMAGMAKGAVTKIGTVDPIGDFKAMISQKDEHHVKQASDQMQDGISKLIHDSFGSQFYSKAMDCLKVFRQELIKLQKPCVFNDYMRRLKDELKENSKMDFFELIQSERIKLIDASESSQSKVSIAEAAKYLEVDSKDEVISTEEQDEDADDLLGMM; this is encoded by the exons ATGGCTGGAAAAGACAAG gaagcGATAGTGATGTTATTAGATGTTGGTCCATCCATGAATCAAGCACCACAAGGCCACACAACATCTTTGGAGACCGCTATTGAAATAATGACATTGATACTACAAAGAAAG TTATTCGCTGAGTCCAAAGATGAAGTTGGACTTGTTCTGTTTGGTACAGAGGGAACTGCTAACCATTTGTCCGATGATGGATATGAAAAGATCACTGAAGCACGACCTGTAGCCCCTGTGAATTTAGACTTGATTAAACATATCAAGACCGACATCAAACCGGGACCACAGTCTGCTGATT ATGTCGATGCACTTATTGTTGCAATGGATCTTTTGAAGATGTTAACACCTAATAAGAAGTTTACAAGTTTGCGTCTGCTACTTTTCTCTGATCTAGAAGGACAGTTCAGTGATGATAAACTACAAACAGTCATTGCTGGCCTAAAAAACATGAAAGTACAGGTGAATTTCAT TGGACCCAAGTTTGAGGATGAGGATGAGGAAGAGGGAGGAGATGATAATGGACCATCAACAAGTGATGGAAGGAGCACCAGTAGCAACAGGAGGACAGCAGACAAAGCTAAGACACCACAACAAAGAGCGGGAGAAGCTTTAATCAAACACATCTTAGATCAAGTGGATGGAGAACACTACTCATTCAA TGAGACGTTGCCTCTTCTAAGCGTATTTGAAAAACGTGCAGTTAAGCAAACAGCTTGGAAGTGTATGCTTGAGATTGGCACTGATTTCAAAGTACCGGTTTGCGGATATGTGAAG GTTAAAAAGAGTACCCAAAAATCTTGGAAAACCATGTATATGAAAGGAAAAGGAAAGGAATATACCCCGAAGACAATACGCTCCCAACATCTGAACAATGATGAAGAAACGGAGGTAGAGACTCAGGAGATAGTGGAAG GGCATCGCTATGGTAATGACATTATACCAATTTCTGAAGAAGATAAAGTTAACATGGGGTACAAACCTCCCGGTAAACTGATGCAAGTGCTTGGCTTTACTAAACAAGAAAAC ATCAAGTGGCATCAACAACTTGGTAACAGTGTTTACTGCTTCATAGCTGACCCTGGTGATCAGCATAGTAGTGTAGCAATGTCAGCTATCATTAATGCATTGTATGAGACCAACTCTGTAGCTATCGTCCGCAGAACCTACTCAGTGAGAAGTAACCCTCGTCTTGCCTGCCTCATTCCTCACATTAAGGCTAAATATGAG AGTTTGCTGTATGTCGAGCTGCCATTTATGGAAGATATTCGACAGTATACATTCTCATCTCTGAATGCAAATAAGAAGACCAAGTTAACCG ATGAGCAAGTTAGTGCTGTTGATGATCTTATTACAAGCATGGATCTGATGAAGGCAGATGT AGACGAAGAAGGAGGCTGCCAAGAAGCTGTCAAACCTAAACTAAACTTCAATCCTTACTATCAGAGGTTATGTCAG TGTTTAATGCATAGAGCTCTGAATCCTGACGACCCGTTGCCTCCTCTACCATCTGATGTTACGGCGTATCTACAACCTCCCACTGCAGTAGCTGCTCAATGCCAGTCAGAGGTCAACAAGATTAACAACTTATTCAAACTGGAACGAATAAAGAAACAGGATACAGCAACTGCAGATAGCATTTGGAAGGACAG TAACATTGATACAGAAGGTCCTTCAAGCAAAAGACCACGTCTTGACGATGGAGGAGACTTCAGTATGGCAGGCATGGCTAAAGGGGCCGTCACTAAG ATTGGTACTGTAGATCCTATTGGTGATTTTAAGGCCATGATCAGCCAGAAGGATGAACATCATGTCAAACAAG CTTCAGATCAAATGCAGGATGGCATTAGCAAGTTGATTCATGATTCATTTGGTTCCCAATTCTACAGTAAAGCAATGGATTGCCTCAAAGTGTTTAGGCAAGAGTTAATCAAG CTCCAAAAACCTTGTGTTTTTAATGATTATATGAGAAGACTCAAAGATGAATTgaaagaaaacagcaaaatggATTTCTTTGAGTTAATTCAGTCAG AAAGGATCAAGTTGATTGATGCTTCAGAGAGCAGTCAGAGTAAAGTGTCTATTGCAGAAGCTGCCAAG TACCTTGAAGTTGATTCCAAAGATGAAGTGATTTCTACAGAGGAGCAGGACGAAGATGCAGATGATCTG TTGGGAATGATGTAG
- the LOC117300917 gene encoding activator of basal transcription 1-like, with protein sequence MATIASEAPPSQVDTPASSHESQLITAPKTKKKSQETQPGIVYLSRIPTFMKPRRIQQIFGQHGEIGRTFMQPEDKNSRQARKKKGGSKTVLFCEGWVEYKDKKIAKRVALTLNNTRVSGKKRSRYYDDLWSLKYLHRFQWAHLAGQLEYERQVQKQRVRAEVVQVKKETNLYLKNVEKSTWLDRMEKKKKKQGQEWTHRLHEYKQRTSRDRQSTLHVQRSGKVSSSLLGKIFASKE encoded by the exons ATGGCAACAATAGCATCAGAAGCACCACCTTCACAGGTTGATACACCTGCATCAAGCCATGAAAGTCAACTCATTACCGCACCCAAAACCAAGAAGAAAAGTCAGGAAACCCAACCTGGGATAGTTTATCTCAGCAGGATACCAACGTTTATGAAGCCTAGACGTATCCAGCAGATATTTGGTCAACATGGAGAGATAGGAAGAACGTTTATGCAGCCAGAAG ATAAAAATAGTCGACAAGCTCGTAAGAAGAAAGGTGGAAGCAAGACGGTTTTATTTTGTGAGGGATGGGTGGAGTACAAGGATAAGAAGATTGCAAAGAGAGTTGCATTGACACTCAATAATACTAGAGTCAGTGGAAAGAAGAGAAGTCGCTACTATGATGATCTATGGAGTCTGAAATATTTACATCGATTTCAGTGGGCACATTTAGCTGGACAACTGGAATATGAACGACAGGTCCAGAAACAAAGAGTACGTGCTGAAGTTGTGCAggttaaaaaggaaacaaatttaTACTTGAAAAATGTTGAGAAAAGCACTTGGTTAGACAGAatggaaaagaagaaaaagaaacaaggaCAAGAATGGACTCATAGATTACATGAGTACAAGCAGCGGACTAGTCGTGATCGTCAATCTACCTTACATGTACAACGATCAGGCAAAGTCTCTTCAAGTCTTCTGGGCAAGATATTCGCCAGCAAAGAATAA
- the LOC117301036 gene encoding uncharacterized protein LOC117301036, translated as MREERGEEEEGCRKAKMKDKKKSSSAKGSKGVDPHSQGHGKKRPLQQSASQQKKRRLEEEHRNLRQTIHRSATDAGKVRKQCLRKYVPDRELTIDEAMIRYKGFKASVRKFFMPLKPIRAGFKVYAIAESATGFILNFIVHPHGQKPAKMLDITMDTAQFHLNAYHHLYTDKLYTSIPLARHLLSKKMYLTGAIKGNSKGLPKDFNSERVKRTSSNPRGSFSTRQNGQLTVAAWKDSRVMLLLSSAHQGWRDPQEHSVQRKIADDGTGRLEKKTISAPPQAIDYTRYMGGVDPSNSLESSDEDESAPTHSKFILDVATELIDGYAQGRAKVQLYGSKRVKAKNALGHTSTRMPGRYAHWCRWCRLHNGVTKSRRTKTARRGCQACGVYLCAGPCFIKYHSLESSKDAGNTTSTTYNNE; from the exons ATGAGAGAGGAGAGAGGAGAGGAAGAAGAAGGCTGCCGAAAAGCGAAGATGAAAGACAAGAAGAAGAGCAGTAGTGCGAAAGGGAGTAAGGGAGTTGATCCACACTCACAGGGTCATGGGAAAAAACGTCCTCTACAGCAAAGTGCGAGCCAACAGAAGAAGAGGAGACTCGAAGAAGAGCATAGAAATCTACGGCAGACCATCCACAGAAGTGCGACCGATGCAGGCAAGGTCCGCAAACAGTGCCTGAGGAAGTACGTGCCGGATCGGGAGCTGACCATAGACGAGGCAATGATCCGGTACAAGGGATTCAAGGCTAGTGTCCGCAAGTTTTTCATGCCCCTGAAGCCAATTCGTGCCGGCTTCAAAGTTTACGCCATCGCCGAATCAGCTACAGGGTTCATTCTAAACTTCATCGTCCACCCTCACGGTCAAAAGCCTGCGAAGATGTTGGACATCACAATGGACACGGCACAATTTCATCTAAACGCATACCACCACTTGTACACTGACAAGTTATACACTTCAATCCCCTTGGCACGACATCTTCTCAGCAAAAAGATGTACCTGACCGGAGCCATCAAAGGCAATAGCAAAGGCCTTCCCAAAGATTTTAACAGTGAGAGGGTGAAGAGGACGAGCAGCAACCCTCGGGGCTCCTTCTCGACACGCCAGAACGGTCAGCTGACTGTTGCTGCTTGGAAGGACAGCAGAGTGATGCTGCTTCTATCTTCAGCACATCAAGGGTGGAGAGACCCTCAGGAGCACTCCGTGCAGCGAAAGATCGCAGATGATGGCACTGGACGCCTCGAGAAGAAGACCATCTCTGCACCTCCACAGGCAATCGACTACACACGCTACATGGGAGGGGTTGATC CAAGCAACAGTCTGGAAAGCTCCGATGAAGATGAAAGTGCCCCCACCCACTCCAAGTTCATCTTGGATGTTGCAACAGAGCTGATCGACGGGTATGCCCAAGGCAGAGCTAAGGTCCAGTTATATGGTTCCAAGAGGGTGAAAGCCAAGAACGCCCTTGGACACACATCTACTAGGATGCCAGGTCGCTACGCACATTGGTGTCGATGGTGCAGACTGCACAACGGAGTGACCAAGTCAAGAAGAACCAAGACGGCGAGACGAGGGTGTCAAGCGTGTGGGGTCTACCTGTGTGCTGGACCGTGCTTTATCAAGTACCACTCTCTTGAAAGCAGCAAAGACGCAGGGAACACCACCAGCACCACCTACAACAATGAGTAG